From one Lotus japonicus ecotype B-129 chromosome 3, LjGifu_v1.2 genomic stretch:
- the LOC130748329 gene encoding dirigent protein 19-like, translating into MALKNIILSFLILLSFLILYLYTLTTTEQPSFFGRSSHFRFYWQDVVSGANPTAIQVIPPLPKFNTTTTFGLVRMIDNALTSGPELSSNLVGRAQGFYASESQTEFSFLMIQNFVFLEGVYNGSYITIMGRNPVMQKVREFPVVGGSGLFRLAKGYA; encoded by the coding sequence ATGGCTCTCAAAAACATCATTCTCTCCTTCCTCATCCTTCTCTCCTTCCTCATCCTCTACTTGTACACACTCACCACCACAGAACAACCCAGTTTCTTCGGGCGTTCCAGCCACTTCAGATTCTACTGGCAAGATGTGGTGAGTGGAGCAAACCCCACCGCCATTCAAGTCATTCCACCACTCCCTAAGTTCAACACAACCACTACCTTCGGTTTGGTGAGGATGATCGACAACGCTCTCACCTCAGGACCCGAACTGAGTTCAAACCTAGTGGGGAGAGCTCAAGGGTTCTATGCCTCGGAGTCACAGACGGAGTTCAGTTTTCTGATGATTCAGAACTTTGTGTTCCTGGAAGGAGTGTACAATGGGAGCTACATCACCATCATGGGGAGGAACCCGGTTATGCAGAAGGTGAGAGAGTTTCCGGTGGTTGGCGGCAGCGGGCTCTTCCGGTTGGCTAAGGGATATGCTTAG